In Mangifera indica cultivar Alphonso chromosome 14, CATAS_Mindica_2.1, whole genome shotgun sequence, the DNA window GAGCAGCTGGAGGGTATCCAGCAGGGGGATAACCAGCTGGTGGATAGCCGGCAGGAGGGTAACCTTGTGGAGGAGGGTAGCCTTGTGAAGGAGGGTAGCCTTGTGGAGGGTAACCTTGTGGAGGGTAACCTTGCTGTGGTGGATAGCCTTGCGGAGGATATGCGCCGGGTGGTGGAGGGTACTGAGGAGGATACCCATGACCTCCACCATGACCAAGTAGATGTGAAAATAGTCCCTTATCAGATTCTTCATTCTTTCCACCTCCCATGTTTTCCCGATCCAAGAAGAACAATGTCTACAacaaagattattaataaactaatgAGATTCAAATCAAAAGTTCCAATATAAGGTAAAATCTGACCAAAACATAAAGCCCCGGAAGAACAGCATCTAAAAATCAACAATCCGAAACCccatcaaaattaaacaaaaaggtAGAAAATttacataacaaaaatacatgAAATCACAAAATAAACCATACCCAGATCGAGTTAATAGGCAATTCAAAACTACTAATGAAATGATCAAACACttattaataattaacttaaaaaatatcgaagattttcaaattaaaaaaaataaaaattacccTTTAATCGATCAaacaaaaaccataaaataaacGGAGATACGGATCCAGGTAAGGAGCAAGCAAGAAGAAAACGttacaacaataataaattgaaaCGAAATGGAACCTAATAAAGGCAAGCGATAATCAGAAAGGCTGACCTTTCAAAAAAGGCGATTACGAATTCGAAAAGTAAAGGCAATAATGGAAGGAGGGTAATCAATTGGGAATAATATACAAGTTTTGAAAGCAACTTCCGAGCATGTTCTGACTTCAAAAATGAGACGAAAAGGGGATTCCTTCTACCCAGTTTTTTGCGCGTATTGCTtgtatatttctttatatttatttatttccttaaaAAAACCGCTCTTATTAGGCCCACTGAAATTTCCCACCGGAACTTTGATGAACATACTTTCACACcatctaagtttgaaaagtgtattcctatttgtaatttaaatgtTTGTTCGTTTTTCCCCTGGATCTCATTTTCACCACCCAATTCTCGACTTCTTCCACTTGATATAGTTTGAGAAATGAGCAGAGCGCAGGAAATTATTAGTTGATGGTTGTGTGGTCAATCAAACACCTAGTGGTGCTTGGATATGACGATGATATGCATGCTGGAGGCTCTTCTGCAAATCTTAAATTTCCCGTCACTTCTTCCCATTACATTCCTGACACCGTTATGTCTCCTAAGTCCATTCAAAGAGTAGCCGCAGCCGCTGCAAATAGTGAAAATGCTGCCGTCACCACCACCAACCCACCGATATCACCTACTCTTCCCTCctcttcttctacttcttcctcctcctcttcaTCGTCTTTAATCTCATCTCCGTCAATGTCCTCCTCGCCGTCTGATCAACTACTGGATGATGATGTCTTTTTATTGCAACCTATTAAGCAGACCTACAATGAAGCCTCCATTTCCATGATGGAGCCGCTTCCATGGTATAACTTTGATGGGTTCAATCACCTAACTTTGATGAGCAGACCTACTGGATCGATGACTTTTTGGATGAAGGCGATATTCGTTTGTGGAGCTTCTGCTAGCTGATCAATTTTTAATCTATTGAAACTAATTCATGATCTTCAGTTGTTAATTGCTTGAAGACATAACTGACAATGACCTAAAttcatatacatttatttaaacaaaaaagggtattttgattTCTGATTTGTTATTGTACAAGTAATTTCCATTACccaattgaatattcaaaatcaaCTACATATAACTTTGCTTATCATAAAAGGGGCAGAGCTAAACAAGAACTTAATTAAGAAGATCAATGTTATGTGGCTTCacatattaattttgttggatTAATTCATGACAAATGTTGCACAGCTGACAACAAAAACTTGcccaataattttatataataatggtATAAGTTATGGATTGACAGTCTAGCATTATAATCTGGAGAAGCAACCAAAATGGCTCGAAAAGTTGGGGTGAAGAAGTCCCAATTAAGCGGCAAGCCCAGATGATTTATGTACAAGAATTGATATAAGCGAGGCggtaatatgtatatatataacttcGTAAAAACATGTAAGATCCAAGCAAATTGACAAAGAGATTAAAGTCATCATAGACTGaatgaattattaaagaaaacCAGCATTGGGCATTCGATAGAGCCGAGTCATATGATTTAGTAGATTAACAAGAGCAAATCACTTCCACTTCTTGAACTTGCCTCCGAACATTCCATGCTTCCCATGCTTGAATTTGCCATGCTTACCATGTTTGAATTTGCCATGCTTACCATGCTTGAATTTGCCTCCATGAGACATATGATGAGCTACATGGGGCATGTGACTATGCGACCCATGTGCCAAGTGAGATGCACCATAAGCAGCTGCAGCTGCTGCGGCACCCCCAGCTAGCAGTGCCCCCATACCACCGTGCCctgaaaatatgaaagaagTTCAAAGTTACTTCCATTGGATCAAAAGAACACAAAATCGACAAACAAGTTCCTTAAAAATCTCCAGGGTGAAATGGCATGCAAACACGAAAACCCAGTTCCAATAATGATGTCCCCAATCAGGCAGTGACTACAAAGGCCTAAATATCATAAATTGGGATCACTATAGAGGAAATCTGCAATATCAGCCAACATA includes these proteins:
- the LOC123196246 gene encoding glycine-rich protein A3-like; the encoded protein is MGGGKNEESDKGLFSHLLGHGGGHGYPPQYPPPPGAYPPQGYPPQQGYPPQGYPPQGYPPSQGYPPPQGYPPAGYPPAGYPPAGYPPAAHGPSGSHHSGHSGMGALLAGGAAAAAAAYGASYLAHGAHSHMPHGAHSHMPHVAHHMSHGGKFKHGKHGKHGMFGGKFKKWK